The Festucalex cinctus isolate MCC-2025b chromosome 6, RoL_Fcin_1.0, whole genome shotgun sequence genomic sequence TAGATACAGGCAAATACACGGAGGAGCGCCAAAACAATGCCTTCGTGAGCCATCAATCAACCGCCTCAGATCGGCCATCTCTGATCCGACGACTCTGGCAAAGTTTCACACATGTTCAGCTGCTCGGCTTCTGAAGACAAATCACAGAGGCTGTCTCCCCCGTGATCGATTATCATCTGGACTCTCATCGTtgtcctttgttttattttgtttttttcttaacagtGTGATTTACAGGACAAATGGCTGCTCGCCGCAATAGAAATCTCACGTTTAGCAACAAAGACAAAACTGTTTAACACTTCATACAGTCGCAGGacaaccaaaaccaaaccaaaatataattttttttttaatcagtaatGCAAAAATACCACTAGcactaatattaataataataataataattattattattattattattattattattaataataataataataaaaattcacaTTTGGGAATTCCACTTTATCTAGATTTTTTTAGTTGACGATCTCAGACGATTCGATCTCGATTCgatctttgacgattcgatcaTGATTTgatctttgacgattcgatctttCACGGTTCGATCTTTGACAATTCGATCACGATTTgatctttgacgattcgatttttgccgattcgatttttttgccgattcgatttatatatatatatatatatatatatatatatatatatatatatatatatatatatatatataaatatagggtgtttaaaaaaaacgattctgcgatatatcgcgatactacatcgcgcgattctcgaatcgattaaataatcggcagaatcgattttttttttttttaggattcacaccttgagcatggaagaatgttatatgaacggaacattaagccttaatattttattttaatgctgttcaaacatgaaacagattacaacctctataagactgaaatttcagataaataaataatacattttcatataaatcttacactctacaagcttactgattagtattttctaaatttgaatgaaaaaaaatcgcaacaatcgacttataaattcgtatcgggattaatcggtatcgaatcgaatcgtgacctgtgaatcgtgatacaaatcgaatcgtcaggtactaggcaattcacacccctaatatatatatatatatatatatatatatatatatatatatatatatatatatatatatatatatatatatatatatatatatatatatatatatataaaaaaaaagagaagatgaGTCTCACCAAGATCGGAACGGCTAAAGATATCATCCTCTTCAATAACTAAAATAGTTTTAGAAGACAGCGTTATATATTAGattctgtaaaaaataaaaaaaatatataaaactcaTACAGTCTATAAACTATGAAAAGCAGTATCAtactgaaaaaatgtttgcaatagCTGATGATATGAGGCAATAATTGCTTGCAAAAGTAAACAATGAATGTGGCTAATTGGCTATTAATATGAACATGATTTTGGTCACATAAATTACATTGTTGATaaatacaaagtaaaaaaaaaaaagtttgtataATTTTTATTGACGGAATTCAGATTGGGTCAACATGGCCTCTTCAcatgttgttgtgttttgttttttgtttttgttttttttactttccaacCAAGTCCATAACCATCTGGATTCCACTTCGACTGTTGAGCATCTTGTCCAATCGAATCATATATTCTGTGTTGGATGCATCAATAATGGAGGTCAGATCAGTGGTCTTGGCGTCTTTTGATGCTGATTCATCTGAACACAGACctggcacacacaaaaaaaaaaaaaaagtgagaggcCAACATATcatactaatttaaaaaaaaaaaaaaaaagacaaatgttcTCACCTTTGTCTGAATCAAACATGACAGGTGAGGGTAAGTTCAGACATGCCACCTGCCTCTTAAATTCCTCCATCTCAGCACTTGTCACCTTGGGTCTCCTGGCTGGTAAACACAAGCGAAAGTCAGCATGTGTTGTACTTTCATCACTTTTCTTTACTCATCTCCCCTCAAGTTAATTTTTGACACCTGTAAAATACCAAGTAGTTATTTTTGGTATAGCTTAAACATGAGACAACCGTACATGTcagcatgtgtttttttttaatgtatttatttgttattatttttacctttttgcTTTGCTACAGTGTTTGaagtgcaaaacacaaaaactaaTAAACACCACAGCTGCTACGTATTTGAGCTATCCGTAGTTTAATGTAGCAGCCCATCAAAGtgattacaaatttttgaaCATGGTTGCCCACTTTGTTGTTTGTCTTACTCAGAAACTGCACGCCCCTGTAGGTGCTTTCTCCAAAGCTATAATTGGACAGAAGAATTAGGCAGTCAGGGCAGCTGGTCGTCAGGAGAACCTCAGTGGCAGCGATGGGACGCTCTAACGCAAACACACAAAAGacacaatgtttgtttttgtttgtgcaactaaagtaaacaaaaaaaaagagagagagaaagatcaATGTGAGTGTTGACAGTTCACCCGTGCGGAGAGTGTCATTGACCAAGGTCACCTTAGAAGTGACACTGAAGCAACGGcccaacctttaaaaaaaaaaagaaaaaaaaaagacaaaccaaAAAAGAATAAACCACACGCGTTCATAACAGAACACATTCATGTTATTCATTATGTAAAATCAAACAGCAGCAAAATTGACTGTACATTTTTTGGACTTGAAACACAAAGAAGGAGTCGCTCTCATTGGCAGGGTAGTTTTTCCCCCAGACGTTGTCCACAAGCATCTTCGTCAAAACTTTGGATCCTGGCATGTTGGTGCTTTCTGCCAGGTACGTCCACACGCCCAAGAACTACAGTACGCGGCGGAAGGATCATTTGCGCATAATGCATCATGTGCATTGACTCAACATCTTACCTGGTCGCGAGTTTGGATTTGCAACTGCTGGGTCAACGCGTCACAGTCGGTCACAGGAGCCGAGAGGCCCGCTGGCAGAAGCGCCACAGCGAGAATTAAGAAAAGCATTGTGGCTCGGTAAGTCGATTTACGTGGAGATGTTGGAGCTGCTCTTACTACAATGATCACAACATCTGCTCTCAGCTCTTATAACCTCAAAGCATGTATCAAAGTTCAACACTTTGTTTACACATGTTTTGTAATCTCTTTTGAGATGTTGGGGAAAGTTGACCCTAAACCTGTAAACTGTTCAGGATTTATCCTTCGATTAAAATACACAACTGtcaacaacagattttttttttttctctctcaatttGAAATGCTCCAAAATTCTGCTGCTGCGAGTTCTGACTTGAACGAcagttacgaatgtaactatGGTTCTTGATTCTTGACTACAAGTtgatttgtaaaaaaattaaaataaaaataaaaataaaaaaataaaaaggggtTACATTTGACCAATCCAGCTTGTAGTTAATTTTAATAACGAACAGGTTTAAAGTTAATAAAAGCTGGCTAAACTTGCTTGGCCCAAACTAGGCCGATGATAGAAGCTTTTTTTGGATGCTTGATATACTTCGTGTCCTTGAAGCAAATAAAAGAGCACGCGTGCACGTATCAAAGTTCAAACGATTTGTTTACACGTTTTGTAATGCGTTTTTGAAAGGGAaggtttaaaaagtgcattagtCATAACTCTCACATTTCACgcgcttgttttttttattattattattttttattattttattattttattatttttttttttttaaaggaaacgaCACAATTATTGTTTTGTGAGTGAACTTTAATAGCTAATCAGAGCAACACACTACTGGTAACAGGTTTGATTTGTACGCATATGCTCGCAGAAAACTGTAAAAGTGTTTCCCAAGGTATTTCAATCAGTTGATAAAGAAGtcgaaaattctgtccagcatccTCGCAACCCGCTGCCCCATCTTTGCTTCTAACAAGGAGTTGAAGGCAGCAAGTCCGTCCGACGTCGCGATGTCGTCTGGGCAGAGTTCTGTGTACAGAAACGCAagacctaatatatatacataatgtcGGGAAAAAACAGTGACCAAATGTGTAAGTGAGCTGAGGCTTCTCACCATGGCTTGGGTCCATCATGAGTGGGGAGGGCATCTGGAGACATTTTGCTTGCATCTTGAGCATTTCCACATCAGCAGGTGAAACGCTTCGTTGCTTGCCTGGAGATCAAGTAAAGCAAACGACcatcaaacaaacaattttcaaacaagcaagcaagcaactaggggtgtgaattgcctagtacctgacgattcgattcgtatcacgattcacaggtcacgattcgattcgataccgattaatcccgatacgaatttataagtcgattgttgcgatttttttcattcaaatttagaaaatactaatcagtaagcttgtagagtgtaagatttatatgaaaatgtattatttatttatctgaaatttcagtcttatagaggttgtaatctgtttcatgtttgaacagcattaaaataaaaatattaaggcttaatgttccgttcatataacattcttccatgctcaaggtgtgaatcctaaaaacaaataaaataaaaaaaaataaaaaaaataaaaataaaaaaaaattgattctgccgattattgaatcgattcgagaatcgcgcgatgtagtatcgcgatatatcgccgaatcgatttttttttttttaacacccctacaagcAACCATTAAATAGGTAACCATCGGTGAGGCTACAGTCAACAAAGTCAGTGAACCAATCAACTAGGGAtttaacaatatccaaatatcacgatacgataattatcacgatattgtggggaggttgacgctatttaaaaaaggtcacaatattgtaaaaaaacaaaaacaaaaaaaaacaaaaaaacagctcatactaaaaaagcacaatattgtgcttttgtacacaacagcaatacatataaactaccccCAATCtccaataacacttaatattgagggacttactcgctaatgcaaacacacattgagttcctccacatattgactcacttcacaagcatattacgttccccttcatctgacaattagtgtattttaaacatagaagggccaaaacatccctaatgaaaattaaactgcactaaaaaaaactagctaccagagggtgctacaactgcacaaatggaaatcaacctttgaaaaaaatgaaaatcaaccatctgacttttttaacagataagtggcatttaaatatcgtgaacatgatgacgacgacgatattgtggcagttttaatatcacgatattgccggtatcgttacatccctacaatcAACCATCAACTAgttttaatttcgtcaacaaaaactaaacagaaataattttgtcaacatacatttttcaccagactaaaaccctcattaataaacaataacaggggctaaaatcagtatgcatttttgtcgactaatgaagatgagaaaAATGTACTCgcttaaaaactggactaaaatctatggacattttagttcatgaacaaaaacgagacgaaaatgattttgtaaaatcttatctatgctaatctgtcactgtggcaCAGTCAcgtgacacacagtgacacgccccctttcaaatctagCTAGCGCAACATGCACAGATTAGATGGGACTGATATGAGATGGATTAACcgtgaatgtttaaaaaaaaaaaaaaaaaaaggaaattatagttttaatgtaacattaattCAATGGCTATAAATTCCAACAATGTTAACCTGatcgctaactaatgctagctaacttactagtTTGTAACattgagccatagtagccacttgatactgtaattgtgtgtcaagttgctttccataaaaaaaaaaaaaaaaaaggatttttttttaatgtgaaatagttttaaatctgaaatgttcaacattatctgctgacaaaaaatatacaaggataaaatggttgtcctgactaaaactaaactaaaacgttGCCAGTTTTTGACTAAAActacacaaataaaatgttttcttgggcTAAAATAAAGACCAAAATGCTTggtttatagtcgactaaaaattgactaaataaagcCAGGGATGAGGTTCATTAATTaagttaaaaactaacaagcgtgactgaaactagacaaaaaaaaaaaaaaaaaaaaactaggctaaatttaaaaatggcggataaaattaacacgaccatcaactcaacaaaaatacCTACAAGCAACTACTAACCAAGCAAAACTCAACCCAACAACTGTCAACCAATCAACAACCAGCAAACAGTTATCCCCAAGAAAAGCTCAACCGAATTACTAAAATTGAACCAGGCTAATCGAAGAAAACTATGCCTGGACGTTTCTTCACCATCCTCCATCTTCATCCCGACAACATCTGGAATTGCCAGGATGATTCCACTTCACAGAAATCACTTTCAATGCACAAGTGAGCAACAATCAACCAACCACCAATCAAGTACTCACTCCCAAACTCAGTCAAAGAAAATGCGTAGCTAATAACCACTGTATAAAAATCAGTCCATTTATCATTTATGCGTCTTACTGAAAAGCAGAAGACTCCTAAAAGAGTCTTGACTGGATTTGACTTCTTCATAGACCGCCAGGCAGTCTGAGCAGTCTGTCGGGAGGTACACTTCCTTCAGGTAGAATGGATGCTCTGtcgttgtaaaaacaaaacaaaacacatactgtatatagaaCTCCTGGAACAAGAGTTATCGAGCAGTGTTTCTCACATGGGTGTACGGGATATTTTTAAGGGAATAATTAAAACGTAGCACCCAtgcaaaaaatgcttttaaaaataaatagcatACTAATTTGCAAATACTTcactaaaatgtacatttttaaaataaacccaTTTTCCCTATACAGAAACGTCCTACCCGTGTCATTTttggttgtggatacagagaccacactaatccattatttatacaactaaaagctttaaaattcaatgaattgatggcgtataaccgccttaaaataatgtataaagcccatcatgaaatttcaccagttaatatacaagctagattcatatatatatatatatatatatatatatatatatatatatatatatatatatatatatatatatatatatatatatataaagggaAAGTGAATATAAATTGAGAGGAatagatattttttccaaacctaaatacagaacaaaacaaaatgatgtagttcaactcaaggtgtcagtctatggaacaatatggattgtaaaacaaaatcttctattagtatttttgaaaaatgtataaaagcacatttactgcaaatatatacatagtacaaggacatgcagttgaattatttttgaattattttgtagtGTTGTTACACTaaaagcgtcttgaccgctcgctgtcattcattttgtgttgattttttattttttttttattaagggcAGACATAATTTTTACTTCTTTAtgtccctttcatttcttttactttaaagagtgaaataaattgaattgaattgttacTCAACTtccattgtccaaaaaaaaccccTTTGTCTCAACTTAGCAAATGATAATTTTTGTGTGCacaaatttattcattaatttaattctctttctttctttcttttttaataacatCTTGTTATTTCCAAAAAAAGGTTGAGATTAATGAAATGAAGTTCCAAAATTTAATAAGTAAGACAATTATgacaacactgtattttaagtcTTGCTTTGCGCTGATTAAAGGGGTAttggctgaaaaaaatattccaaagggGGTAAATCAACGCCGTTAAGAGgatgttttaaataaataaataaataagtaaatactacataatgataataataacaatcttATCTTGAATCATGTCTGCTCACCGATCAACAATGTACTGTTTTCCATGGTCACGTTGTATATCATGCCGGAACACTCGCCATAgcttgagagagagaaaggctGCACTTAACAATACGTTTGTTATCATTGTGATAGTGTGACAAGTGAGTATGTTTACATTCTCTGCGTCTGCAAGATGGTGAGCACGTTGCTGAGGGAGGTGGCGCGGACGTCCAGCCAGATGCTGCTGAGCAGATGTCCCAGGGATCGACTTCCCGGGAGGTCAGAGCTTCCGCCCATGTACAGCCAGCGCCCCAACATCTGTGTCAAGAAAAATAATCATGCATTCACCTGTACAGTCAaactcaaactacattttacataaGAAAATATCGTGCATTTACTTACTGgttcttgctttaaaaaaaaaaaaaaaaaaatcgttaccAAAATTCAGTTACTGGTTAGGTCCGTAACATGTCAGAAAACAGGCAAAAATGGTCATAatgtttccaaagtaaaagcaaatgttttattttgattaaactaaTAGGTCAGTCCACTTTTATGGAGGACTGGAAAAATTTGCTCAAATTGTGAGTATTGAGTATGCAttaggacaattttaaataaaaaaaaatgtatcaaaatgaTTCAATGAGGATCAATATAAGGTATTCAAATTCAGTTTGTTAAAAATTTACACAACTAGAGAAAgtctaataataatcaaatgcaGCACCCATTTAGAAAGGTTTGACATCCCTGCATCATATTGTGTACTCATGAAGCGTCAAAAGTCATCTAGGTTCGAATCAACTGAACCAGCAATTTGCAAATGAGACAGCAGTTTTGTACTTACTTGCTCATTGCTGATACTTATGGGCTTCAGCAGAGCGTCGCAGCTCATTGGTGGAGCAGCCCGGCCCACGGAGAGGAGACCCAGCAAAAGAACGACAACACCGTCGCTCGTCATCTTCACCAACGTCTAACGGCtctttgaaaacgtttttacGCTTCCAGTTGCGGATGTTCTAGTGAAGCAAAGTGAACCAGGCAGATGGGCTTGTGTTTTGgtaggaggagggaggggggtgAACTTTGACCTGTATGAGGAATGGAAGGAATCTCGATCCAATCGGCATATTACAGAGCAGCTTTGTTGAGGCGATTATCGCCATTAGGTCTAAATTGCCTAAAAGTACCGAGGTGGATAAGTGTGGATCAAGTAACAGAGTAGTTTAATACGTGCATGCGCTTTGCATCACTGCTCAAAACTCTTTGGAACACTGTGAGGTTACATATAATGACTAAGTGAAGACTGATGAATTAATTCactaatttaacatttaagatACAAAAGGCCCTTGTGGGTTTGTGTTTTAGCTGCCCTTCTCTGTTGCACCACAGCTGGTGTGCACAACCTTCGGCCCACTGCGCAGTtcgtaaaacaaataaaagttcAGACCAACTGTGAGAGAGGTGGGGAACATTATAATTAACACAAATTTTCACTAAATAGcttaaaaaacatgtttcagCATTGCATTGTCACGTGAACAGACAGAAAagtgattttgttttcatttatatcCGTTTTGACGTTCACATTTGTACCGTTTAGTTGTTTTATGGTCAAGTGATTTACCCACATTGATTGACAAGAACAAATAAAGCGATTTGGCTGTTAAATTACAAAATCTGATTCATGTACAAAAACCCGTGACTCTAACCTCCACGCGTGAAACACCAACTAAACGGAAATATAACGTGTATATATAATCCAAGGAGACAAATTATCAAAAATGTGTTCTTTAATTCAAACTGACAAACTCTAGAACTAATTGCTGTCTTCatacataacatgaatcatcaTTATGACAAACAAAAGAAGAGCAAGGAAAGAAGGAGAATGTTGGGAGGACAAGAAAGAGGGAGGAGACTGAGGCAGCGAGGTCATCCAGTGGTAGAGAgatgcaaaatggctgccgcttCACCAACTCTCTTGCTGCCAACCGCTTTTCCTAGCAAGCGATGGCAACAATGTGGAACGGCGGATAGATTGATGTTGAGAAAAGTGACTGTGTCCTCAATTTTCTCTCTCCACTTTAGTGGGTTGAACAGACAGAcagggagggagagagggagaaatgggggggtggggggtggggttggggggggggggggggggagcaggaGGTGGCGCTCACTCCATGGCCTCCTGGTTCTCTTGGTCTGCTCCCATGTCTTCGCTGGCCTCTTTGCCCTCCTTGCTCCTCTTGCTCTTCTTGTGTTTGTGCCTCCGGTGGCTGTCAGCCTCTTCACTGTCAtgcctcctcctgctgctgctgctaatgGAGAGGGAGACGAGGTGGAAGCCCAAGTAAGTGCAAAGTTAGCAGCACCGTTTGAAGGGTACAAAAGGTGAGCAGGAGAGAGAAGAGAtgaggggggagaaaaaaaaaatcaatcatgaGAAATGGAGAAAGGACTGGAGGCTAAAAGGCGGCGCCGTGCCGCCAAGGCAGAAAGACGAGACGTGAGGGCAGGGAGGTTGGCATACCTGCGAGATGACTTGTGGCGTCCCTCGTCTTTCTCCCGATGCCGCCTCTCCCGGTGTCGGTCCTCCTTCTCGCGGCTCGCACGCTCGCGATGGCGATCCGCGTAGCCGCGTTCCTGGTACTCGCGGTAACGATAGCGCTCCTCGTCGctaatatcacaacaacaacaaaatcaaacaaatatcACACACAGTGGACTATGATGTGCAAGCAAGTCACTGAGCAAAAACTATGTTGTggcaaattagaaaaaaaaacaaaatcaataactGGAAAACTACGGAAAAGGATttgggccagtgaagagagaacaaaaaaagtttggcagaattctgactttattctcagaattctcactttaaagtcagaattctgagaataaagtcagaatcctgccaaactcttttttttcccctcttcactggccctaatcctcttttgTAGAAAATGAGTTGTAcgctttttcattttattgttgaattatttaatattttattagttaatcatttcttttttttttttttaagtttcgaATAATACATAGGTTGCGAATCTTAAGATTTGGCAACATGATTGCCAATTCTGATAGCCTGGGTGACCACTTTTAACTTGAACGATACATTCTTGGAATTACGTTGGATTTTAGGGTCAACAGGAACATGAATCACCTTTgtcaggattaatcggtaaacaggatacataatttttggcaagTCGTTGTCCAAAAAAATTTATTCAATGCTGCGAAAATGAGCTCACACCAATGAAAGTCTTCATCAAACCAGTGTGACGAGTAAGATTCTCATCTGACCTTGTGTAGCCCATCACTGCGGGGCTGTGATCTCGTTCTCGCTCCCGTTCTCTCTCACGCTCGTGCGTCCTCTCTCGGGGCCGCTCTCTGTCCTTGTCTCGCTTGTCATCCCGGCGGGGATAGTAGTCCCACGGCTTGGAGTTGTCCATCAACGGGGGCCAGGAAGTAGGCACACCTCCAGTCATGGGGGGAGGGTATGCACCTGCAGTCACAGTAGCAGGTTACAATGTTTACTGGTTATTAGACAAAGAATGGTGCAGAAAACGAGATTTCAAGCTGTCTACCTTGAGGAAAGGGATACGGCGGGAGCGAGCGTCCGTCGTAACCTCCACCATGGCTGCAGAGCAAATGCAAGAGATGTGCGTGTAAGGTTTCCCACTTGCACATCACTTCAAATCAAAAAAATTGAATGCATATCACGTGATGTGATGTTACCTGTCCATAGTCGGAATAATTGAAGGCGGGGGACCAGTAGGTGGAGCAGGAAACCCAGGGGGGGGAACAGTGATGGGCAACCCTTAGAGAGACAAAAACAGGAAGAAACCAAGAAGGTCATTCATCAGCCTTCACATGCCATATGGGAGGCGTGTGCATGAAGTACAAAATCGCATTCAACTCACGGGGCGGCGGGATGAGAGGCGGCGCCGAACTGACGTTGGGTGGCGGGGGGAGGAAAGGAGGCGGGGGGATGTTTGGAGGCAGTGGTCCAGGGGGGAAGAAGGTGGGAATCTTCGTGGCAGTGGGATCGCCGTCGGATGTGGAGTGTTCAGAGATCACCTGtaccaaagaagaaaaaatgttttaagtgtaagAATGATAAATGGATGTTTGTGTGGCAAGGTGCGTCTTGACAACCTGGATGTTATTGCCCTCAAGGTTGTGCCTGCGCCGCCCTTCCACCCTGCTGATGGTGGCTGTCCCTCCACCAATCACATCTATGGTACCGCTCGTCTTCCTGGGAAAGGAAGAAAAACACACCATCATAGTGTGGTTCCACTAAATGTgctgtatttcatttttcaggctgttttttttttttttttttttttttttttaaacatagcaCTGCCAAAACACCAGTATAAACATCATGATCCTTTGCCCATTTTCACAACATCCAACTATTTTCTAATGTGTTTGTCCTCATTTGGGCTATAACTGAGTTGGAGTCTTTCCCATCTGACTTTGGTTAAGAGGTGGGCTAAACCCTTGATTCAGTGCATGGGGCACATACAGCGTTCACTCTCTACTTCGCGGTTTAGCTATTGTCGCTTTCGTCTAGCGGCGTATTTTCATTGTGACCATAACGTCATCTATTGCGGCTTTACCTCGCAATTTTTTACAGGCGAGCTTCATTCGACCAACAAATTTCCAGATACATGTCATCTCGTtacatctgaccaatgaaattaACGAACAGGTCACAGTGGACCAAAATAACGGTCCAAATCCGTTTCAGGCACTTTCATATTTTTGTGAAAGGCTTGGATGACAAAATCTTTTACCAAAACTGTCCGCATGCGAAGCGTGAACCGACTGATAccccctgttttttgttttgtttttttaaattattcccCAATTGGACAAGGCCGTGCCCACTTACGTATAATAGGACATATCCGGGACAGGTGGGCCAGTCCATTGAGAGGAAGAGATCCTACCGGGGGTAAAGGAAATGAGAGTaacagacaccaacacacacatatatgaagatgtctttttt encodes the following:
- the LOC144020202 gene encoding uncharacterized protein LOC144020202 is translated as MLFLILAVALLPAGLSAPVTDCDALTQQLQIQTRDQFLGVWTYLAESTNMPGSKVLTKMLVDNVWGKNYPANESDSFFVFQVQKMLGRCFSVTSKVTLVNDTLRTERPIAATEVLLTTSCPDCLILLSNYSFGESTYRGVQFLTRRPKVTSAEMEEFKRQVACLNLPSPVMFDSDKGLCSDESASKDAKTTDLTSIIDASNTEYMIRLDKMLNSRSGIQMVMDLVGK
- the LOC144020914 gene encoding uncharacterized protein LOC144020914 → MTSDGVVVLLLGLLSVGRAAPPMSCDALLKPISISNEQMLGRWLYMGGSSDLPGSRSLGHLLSSIWLDVRATSLSNVLTILQTQRIYGECSGMIYNVTMENSTLLIEHPFYLKEVYLPTDCSDCLAVYEEVKSSQDSFRSLLLFSKQRSVSPADVEMLKMQAKCLQMPSPLMMDPSHELCPDDIATSDGLAAFNSLLEAKMGQRVARMLDRIFDFFIN